The following nucleotide sequence is from Calditrichota bacterium.
AGAGGGGGACGGATGGTCGTGCGCCTCAACGAGCGCGCGGCCTGCGCAGCTTGCGGGGCGCGCTTTGCCTGCACCCCTACGGGCCAGCAGTCGCGCCACGTTACCGTGCCCAACCAGATCGGTGCTAAAGTGGGTGAAACGGTAGAGCTCACGGTGCGGCCAAGGGTGAGTTTGCTGAGCGTGGGGTTGGTCTTCCTCCTTCCTGTCCTGTTGGGCATGGTGGGCTATTTTGTTGTCTGGGGGCTCTGCCGCGCCGAGAAGC
It contains:
- a CDS encoding SoxR reducing system RseC family protein, which translates into the protein MSAGRQARAGGPEVGTVVEVRGGRMVVRLNERAACAACGARFACTPTGQQSRHVTVPNQIGAKVGETVELTVRPRVSLLSVGLVFLLPVLLGMVGYFVVWGLCRAEKPAVLATMLGFALAFVVAWRVNRFLEMRQESPVRVRKVG